A genomic region of Vitreoscilla filiformis contains the following coding sequences:
- a CDS encoding substrate-binding domain-containing protein, which produces MKRSLRATRVTIRPVWSIQDADGGPPLPERLLALLVQVQAQGSLLAACERLGMSYRHGWDLVRQGEAALDAPLLHMARGKGSTLTPLGAQLVWADHRITARLGPVLDSLACELAAGLSQALGADPPQLRLHASHGFAVEALVQALGRQGVTVERRYGSSVEAAAALHDGACDLAGLHLPEGPLQAAALAHYAPWLGRPDWQLIDIATRRQGLMLPAGNPAKLYELADLTRPGVRFINRQAGSGTRFLLEGLLAQAGVSPQRIPGFEQGEFTHAAVAAFVASGMADVGFGLETPARHFRLDFLPLASERYFLLCRASTLDTPALHAVLTVLRSAAFHAEVDALPGYHAGRAGHVQALAEAFPPSR; this is translated from the coding sequence GTGAAGCGCAGCCTCCGCGCCACCCGCGTCACCATCCGCCCGGTGTGGTCGATTCAGGATGCGGACGGCGGCCCGCCTCTGCCAGAACGCCTGCTGGCCCTGTTGGTGCAGGTACAAGCCCAAGGCAGCCTGCTGGCCGCCTGTGAGCGTTTGGGCATGAGCTATCGCCACGGTTGGGATCTCGTGCGCCAAGGCGAGGCCGCGCTCGATGCCCCGCTGTTGCACATGGCACGCGGCAAGGGCTCGACCCTCACGCCGCTGGGCGCGCAGTTGGTGTGGGCCGATCACCGCATCACCGCCCGACTCGGCCCGGTGCTGGACTCGCTGGCCTGCGAACTGGCCGCCGGACTCAGCCAAGCCTTGGGCGCCGATCCGCCCCAGCTTCGGCTGCACGCGAGCCATGGGTTTGCCGTCGAAGCGCTGGTACAAGCGCTGGGCCGCCAAGGGGTGACGGTGGAGCGCCGCTACGGCAGCAGCGTCGAAGCCGCCGCCGCGCTGCACGATGGCGCCTGCGATCTGGCCGGCCTTCACCTGCCCGAAGGCCCTCTGCAAGCCGCCGCGCTGGCCCACTACGCGCCTTGGCTGGGTCGGCCAGATTGGCAACTCATCGACATCGCCACCCGCCGCCAGGGTCTGATGCTGCCCGCCGGCAACCCCGCCAAACTCTACGAACTGGCCGACCTCACCCGCCCCGGCGTGCGCTTCATCAACCGCCAAGCGGGTTCGGGCACGCGCTTTTTGCTGGAAGGGCTGCTGGCGCAGGCGGGCGTTTCGCCGCAACGCATCCCGGGGTTTGAACAGGGCGAGTTCACCCATGCTGCCGTGGCCGCGTTCGTGGCCAGTGGCATGGCCGATGTGGGCTTCGGCTTGGAAACCCCCGCCCGCCACTTCCGCCTTGATTTTTTGCCCTTGGCCAGCGAGCGTTATTTCCTGCTCTGCCGGGCTTCGACCTTGGACACCCCCGCGCTGCACGCGGTATTGACGGTGCTGCGCTCGGCGGCGTTTCATGCGGAAGTCGATGCCTTGCCGGGCTACCACGCTGGGCGGGCCGGACACGTGCAAGCGCTGGCCGAAGCATTCCCGCCAAGCCGATAG
- a CDS encoding AAA-like domain-containing protein, whose translation MSAVHAPAFRYVTGGTLPPDSPSYITRPCDAELLALCRQGEFAYVLSSRQMGKSSLMARTTAALWAEGQIVVAIDLTTIGSQQVSAESWYLGVLTEIESACMPQTDVFSWWEAHAHLPLAQRMWAYVTEVLLPEVPGRITVLVDEIDTTLGLDFTDDFFALIRALHNQRAQRPELARLSFVLLGVATPGELIRDPSRTPFNIGQRVEITDFSPAEARPLLAALQQPPATTDALLAAVLHWSGGQPYLTQKLCALLSAQAVTDPAEVPALVAHELLSEKGRGDPHFQFVADYLLRTPAPLQTELFDVCERVLRGRRVRVQDTSVVHNRLRLSGLMRRADGCLQWRNGLYRQLFGMDWVRLHRPTFWTRTNQILVGTTVLASGVAVGFFSLYVQAQAAMRQARAGELAAGVTASLLLGDPDRALLLGHAALRVSQQGGNVSAAAFKAADAAQAALLGLVGHQDRVFAAAFSGDGTHIVSASEDHTARLWHAQTGQEIRAFRGHQGLVRTVAFSQDGQAVVTASDDRSARVWAVPTGQVLANLTGHHGPVTTATFRPDGTQVLTSSTDGTARLWDRRTGALLATLSGHAGGVWASTWDAQGQRVLTASDDATARIWQWDGHTATLAFELKGHAGPIRSAVFSPDGQWVATASDDRTARLWRAATGELVGELRSHHDMVRWVAFSPDGTRLVTASADKSARVWDVNQLQRPLLKLKGHQDWVLSAVFSPDSTQLVTTSDDRTARLWDIRETKGKGALLTELRGHAAAVRGAAFSPDGTRVVTASSDRTLRVWSARKDMPLRTIDDLRDWIRNAAFDTQGHRLVTTGADALTRVWDVQNEKVLAEWVNPANASTLVAAFNFEGNRVVTGSTDRLVRVWDVATGQLSLTLPPQRDWVRVVAFNIDGSRILTANDGGQVSVSDGLLGGPPRVTIAAHVGAVWAAAFSLDGRRIVTGGDDRVVRIWQASDGALLAELKGHQDRVLSVVFSPDGGLVASSSPDGTTKVWDVARGVLLTELTGHTGTVRSVVFSADSQRILTASDDETARVWRAREGVLLTELKGHQEGILAAKFMAEGHQVMTLGVDKTLRLWDVTRTTYSPAQLSAWMGARLQALHRHTHPTECQLFFPAGTSDRPPECAGP comes from the coding sequence GTGAGCGCCGTTCATGCCCCTGCTTTTCGCTACGTCACCGGGGGGACGTTGCCGCCCGACAGCCCCAGCTACATCACCCGCCCTTGTGATGCGGAGTTGCTGGCGCTGTGCCGCCAGGGTGAGTTTGCTTATGTGCTGTCCTCGCGGCAGATGGGCAAGTCCAGCCTCATGGCCCGCACCACAGCGGCTTTGTGGGCCGAGGGGCAGATCGTGGTGGCCATCGACCTCACCACCATCGGCAGCCAGCAAGTCAGTGCAGAGAGCTGGTATCTGGGGGTGCTGACGGAAATCGAGTCCGCCTGCATGCCGCAGACCGACGTGTTCAGTTGGTGGGAGGCCCATGCGCATCTGCCGCTGGCGCAGCGCATGTGGGCGTATGTCACCGAGGTGCTGCTGCCCGAGGTGCCGGGGCGCATCACGGTGCTGGTCGATGAAATTGACACCACCCTGGGGCTGGATTTCACCGATGATTTTTTTGCCCTCATCCGGGCCCTGCACAACCAGCGGGCGCAGCGGCCAGAGTTGGCGCGACTGTCGTTTGTGTTGCTGGGGGTGGCCACGCCGGGAGAGTTGATTCGGGATCCCAGCCGCACCCCTTTCAACATCGGGCAGCGTGTGGAGATCACCGACTTCTCTCCTGCTGAGGCGCGGCCCTTGCTGGCCGCACTGCAACAGCCCCCAGCCACCACCGACGCGCTGCTGGCCGCCGTGTTGCACTGGAGCGGCGGCCAGCCCTACCTGACGCAAAAATTGTGTGCGTTGCTCAGTGCCCAGGCCGTGACCGATCCGGCAGAGGTTCCTGCCTTGGTGGCGCATGAGCTGTTGAGCGAAAAGGGGCGCGGCGATCCGCACTTCCAGTTCGTGGCCGACTACCTGCTCCGAACCCCCGCCCCGTTGCAAACGGAACTGTTCGATGTGTGCGAGCGGGTGCTGCGCGGTCGGCGGGTGAGGGTGCAGGACACCTCGGTGGTTCACAACCGCTTGCGCTTGTCGGGGCTGATGCGGCGGGCCGATGGGTGTTTGCAGTGGCGCAATGGCCTGTATCGACAATTGTTCGGCATGGACTGGGTTCGCCTGCACCGCCCCACGTTCTGGACGCGAACCAACCAAATTTTGGTGGGCACCACGGTGCTGGCCAGTGGCGTGGCTGTGGGCTTCTTCAGTTTGTACGTGCAGGCGCAGGCGGCGATGCGCCAGGCCCGAGCGGGTGAGCTGGCCGCCGGGGTGACGGCCTCGCTGTTGCTGGGCGATCCCGACCGGGCCTTGTTGTTGGGTCACGCGGCGTTGAGGGTGAGTCAGCAAGGGGGCAACGTCAGTGCGGCGGCGTTCAAGGCCGCCGACGCCGCTCAAGCGGCCTTGCTGGGTTTGGTGGGCCACCAAGATCGGGTGTTCGCCGCAGCGTTCAGTGGGGACGGTACCCACATCGTGTCGGCCAGCGAGGACCACACGGCGCGTCTGTGGCATGCCCAGACTGGGCAAGAAATTCGGGCATTCCGGGGTCATCAGGGGCTGGTGCGCACGGTGGCGTTCAGCCAAGATGGTCAAGCAGTGGTGACGGCCAGTGACGATCGCAGCGCCCGGGTGTGGGCCGTGCCGACGGGTCAGGTGCTGGCGAATTTGACCGGCCACCATGGGCCGGTGACCACGGCGACGTTCCGCCCCGACGGCACGCAGGTGCTCACCAGCAGCACCGATGGCACCGCCCGGCTGTGGGATCGACGCACAGGGGCGCTGCTGGCCACCTTGAGCGGACATGCCGGTGGTGTCTGGGCCAGCACCTGGGATGCCCAAGGCCAACGGGTGCTGACCGCCAGCGACGACGCTACCGCCCGCATCTGGCAGTGGGATGGGCACACCGCCACGCTGGCGTTCGAACTCAAAGGGCATGCCGGGCCGATTCGTTCGGCGGTGTTCAGCCCAGACGGTCAATGGGTGGCCACCGCCAGCGATGACCGCACCGCTCGGCTGTGGCGGGCAGCCACCGGTGAGCTGGTCGGTGAGCTGCGCAGCCACCATGACATGGTGCGCTGGGTGGCTTTCAGTCCCGATGGCACGCGCTTGGTCACCGCCAGCGCGGACAAGTCCGCCCGGGTGTGGGATGTGAACCAGCTTCAGCGGCCTTTGCTGAAGCTCAAGGGCCACCAAGATTGGGTGCTGTCGGCGGTGTTCTCACCCGACAGCACCCAACTGGTGACCACCAGCGACGATCGCACCGCACGCTTGTGGGACATCCGCGAGACCAAAGGCAAAGGGGCATTGCTGACCGAGTTGCGTGGTCACGCGGCGGCGGTGCGTGGCGCGGCGTTCAGCCCGGACGGCACCCGTGTCGTCACGGCCAGCTCGGATCGCACCCTGAGGGTGTGGAGTGCGCGCAAGGACATGCCGCTGCGCACCATCGACGATCTGCGGGACTGGATCCGCAACGCGGCGTTCGACACCCAAGGCCACCGCCTCGTGACCACTGGGGCGGATGCGTTGACGCGGGTCTGGGATGTTCAGAATGAGAAGGTGTTGGCCGAATGGGTCAATCCGGCCAATGCTTCGACCCTGGTGGCGGCGTTCAACTTTGAGGGCAACCGGGTGGTGACAGGCAGCACCGACCGGCTGGTGCGGGTGTGGGACGTTGCCACCGGCCAGTTGAGTTTGACGCTGCCCCCACAGCGCGATTGGGTGCGCGTGGTCGCGTTCAACATCGACGGCTCCCGCATCCTGACGGCCAACGATGGCGGGCAGGTCAGCGTTTCCGACGGTTTGTTGGGTGGGCCGCCCCGCGTGACGATCGCCGCCCATGTGGGGGCCGTGTGGGCGGCGGCATTCAGCCTGGATGGTCGGCGCATCGTGACGGGGGGCGATGACCGCGTCGTGCGGATTTGGCAAGCATCGGACGGGGCGTTGCTGGCCGAGCTCAAAGGTCACCAAGACCGGGTGTTGTCGGTGGTGTTCAGCCCCGATGGTGGTTTGGTGGCCAGCAGCAGCCCCGATGGCACGACCAAGGTCTGGGATGTGGCACGAGGCGTTTTGCTGACCGAACTGACGGGGCACACGGGCACCGTGCGATCGGTGGTGTTCAGTGCGGACAGCCAACGCATCCTCACCGCCAGCGACGACGAAACGGCCCGCGTGTGGCGCGCTCGCGAAGGGGTGTTGTTGACCGAATTGAAAGGCCACCAAGAAGGCATCTTGGCCGCCAAATTCATGGCCGAGGGCCATCAGGTGATGACACTCGGCGTGGACAAAACCCTGCGCCTCTGGGACGTGACGCGCACCACCTACAGCCCCGCGCAGTTGTCGGCATGGATGGGGGCGCGGTTGCAGGCGCTGCACCGCCACACGCACCCGACCGAGTGTCAACTGTTCTTCCCGGCGGGCACATCCGATCGCCCCCCCGAGTGCGCTGGGCCTTGA
- a CDS encoding aminotransferase-like domain-containing protein — protein sequence MSCFTQAARAARMNPSILREILKVTDRPGVLSLAGGLPSPHTFPVEAMREATAKVLADAPREALQYAASEGFGPLRDWVAAHLRGMGLKVEAHQVLITTGSQQGLDLVGKVLVDSGAPVAVETPTYLGALQAFSPFEPLFTSVASDLDGPLPDAIRALPHDAPGTRFLYVLPNFQNPTGRLMPEARRQAVIAAAQAARVPLVEDNPYGDLWFDAPPPPPLAARWPEGVVYMGSFSKVLAPGLRLGYVVAPPELFPKLLQAKQAADLHTPGFNQRVVYEVIKDGFLDRHVPTIRALYKTQRDAMVQALAQHMPAGTEWRVPQGGMFFWLRLPEGCPALALLPQAVAAGVAYVPGEPFYAHAPDSRTVRLSFVTLTPAQIDEAVALLGHVLRRHLNEDLQAPTP from the coding sequence ATGAGCTGCTTCACCCAAGCCGCGCGCGCTGCGCGCATGAACCCGTCCATCCTGCGCGAAATTCTCAAGGTCACCGATCGGCCCGGCGTGCTCTCTTTGGCGGGGGGGCTGCCCTCGCCGCACACCTTCCCGGTCGAAGCCATGCGCGAAGCCACCGCCAAAGTGTTGGCCGACGCCCCACGCGAAGCGCTGCAATACGCCGCCAGCGAAGGTTTCGGCCCGCTGCGCGATTGGGTGGCCGCCCACTTGCGCGGCATGGGCTTGAAGGTCGAAGCCCATCAGGTGCTCATCACCACGGGCTCACAGCAAGGGCTGGATCTGGTGGGCAAAGTGCTGGTGGACAGCGGGGCGCCCGTGGCCGTCGAAACCCCGACTTACTTGGGTGCCCTGCAAGCCTTCAGCCCGTTTGAACCTTTGTTCACCAGTGTGGCCAGCGACTTGGACGGCCCCCTGCCCGACGCCATCCGCGCCCTGCCCCACGATGCCCCCGGCACCCGTTTTTTGTACGTGTTGCCCAATTTCCAAAACCCCACCGGGCGCCTCATGCCCGAAGCACGACGCCAAGCGGTGATCGCCGCCGCTCAAGCGGCCCGCGTGCCGTTGGTGGAAGACAACCCTTACGGCGATCTGTGGTTCGACGCCCCGCCCCCGCCCCCGCTGGCCGCACGTTGGCCGGAGGGGGTGGTGTACATGGGATCGTTCTCCAAAGTGCTGGCGCCGGGGCTGCGCCTGGGCTACGTGGTGGCGCCGCCGGAGCTGTTCCCCAAGCTGCTGCAAGCCAAACAAGCCGCCGATTTGCACACCCCCGGCTTCAACCAGCGGGTGGTGTACGAGGTGATCAAAGACGGTTTCTTGGATCGGCACGTTCCCACCATCCGCGCCCTCTACAAAACCCAGCGCGATGCCATGGTGCAAGCCCTGGCCCAGCACATGCCCGCTGGCACCGAATGGCGCGTGCCACAAGGCGGGATGTTCTTCTGGCTGCGTTTGCCCGAAGGATGCCCGGCCCTGGCGTTGCTGCCCCAAGCGGTGGCGGCTGGTGTGGCCTATGTGCCCGGGGAACCGTTCTACGCCCACGCGCCGGACAGCCGCACCGTGCGCCTGAGTTTCGTCACCCTGACCCCCGCACAAATCGATGAAGCGGTGGCCTTGCTGGGCCACGTGCTGCGCCGCCATTTGAACGAAGACTTGCAAGCCCCCACGCCATGA
- the ahpF gene encoding alkyl hydroperoxide reductase subunit F, translated as MLDTNTQAQLQAYFQRISQPVELVASLDDRPASAEMRELLTEVAAAAPGKISLRVDGQAERRPSFQIRRANGAGGEVRFAAIPMGHEFTSLILAVLWAGGHPPKVEPEVIEQIKALEGDFRFKVYMSLTCHNCPDVVQALHLMATFNPRIQAVAVDGGLFQAEVEAKQIMAVPYVTLNGQPFGSGRMEVKDILAKIDTGAAKREAAAMNAKEAFDVLIVGGGPAGAAAAVYAARKGIRTGLLAERFGGQTLDTLGIENFISVPETQGPKFAAALEAHVRTYDVDVMTQQRVEQLIPAEQTGGLTTVKLANGGELKGRTVIVATGARWRNMNVPGEAEYKTKGVAYCPHCDGPLFKGKDVAVIGGGNSGVEAAIDLAGIVKSVTLLEFADQLKADQVLVNKLKSLPNVTIHVNAQTTEVIGDGQKMTGLRWKDRVSGSEHEAALAGVFVQIGLVPNTEFAKGVVEMNRFGEIMVDAKCHTSVPGVFAAGDCSTVPYKQIIIATGEGAKAALSAFDHLIRTPAAA; from the coding sequence ATGTTGGACACCAACACCCAAGCCCAGCTGCAAGCCTATTTCCAGCGCATCAGCCAGCCCGTGGAGCTGGTGGCCAGTTTGGACGATCGCCCCGCTTCGGCTGAAATGCGCGAGCTGCTCACCGAAGTGGCCGCCGCAGCACCCGGCAAGATCAGCTTGCGCGTCGATGGCCAGGCCGAACGCCGTCCCTCGTTCCAAATCCGCCGGGCCAACGGTGCGGGGGGCGAGGTGCGTTTCGCCGCCATCCCCATGGGCCATGAATTCACCTCGCTGATTCTGGCGGTGCTGTGGGCCGGTGGTCATCCACCCAAGGTCGAGCCGGAGGTGATCGAGCAGATCAAGGCGTTGGAGGGGGACTTCCGCTTCAAGGTCTACATGTCCCTGACCTGCCACAACTGCCCGGACGTGGTGCAAGCCCTCCACCTCATGGCCACCTTCAACCCGCGCATCCAAGCGGTGGCGGTGGATGGTGGGCTGTTCCAAGCCGAGGTCGAAGCCAAACAAATCATGGCCGTGCCCTACGTCACGCTGAACGGTCAGCCGTTCGGCTCGGGCCGCATGGAGGTGAAGGACATCCTCGCCAAAATCGACACCGGCGCCGCCAAGCGCGAAGCCGCCGCCATGAACGCGAAGGAGGCCTTCGATGTGCTGATCGTCGGCGGTGGCCCGGCTGGCGCGGCGGCAGCGGTGTACGCAGCGCGCAAGGGCATCCGCACCGGTTTGCTGGCCGAGCGTTTCGGCGGTCAAACGCTGGACACGCTGGGCATCGAAAACTTCATCTCGGTGCCGGAAACCCAAGGCCCGAAATTCGCCGCCGCCCTGGAAGCGCATGTGCGCACCTACGACGTGGATGTGATGACACAACAGCGTGTCGAACAGCTCATCCCCGCCGAACAGACCGGGGGGCTGACCACGGTCAAACTGGCCAACGGCGGCGAGTTGAAGGGCCGCACGGTGATCGTGGCCACGGGCGCCCGCTGGCGCAACATGAATGTGCCCGGTGAAGCCGAGTACAAAACCAAGGGCGTGGCCTACTGCCCGCACTGCGACGGCCCGTTGTTCAAGGGCAAGGACGTGGCGGTGATCGGCGGCGGTAACTCCGGCGTCGAAGCGGCGATCGACTTGGCGGGCATCGTCAAAAGCGTGACCTTGCTCGAATTCGCCGACCAACTGAAGGCCGATCAGGTGCTGGTGAACAAGTTGAAGAGCTTGCCCAACGTCACCATCCACGTGAATGCCCAGACCACCGAAGTCATCGGCGATGGTCAGAAGATGACCGGCCTGCGCTGGAAGGATCGCGTGAGCGGCTCCGAACACGAAGCCGCACTGGCGGGGGTGTTTGTGCAGATCGGCCTGGTGCCCAACACCGAATTCGCCAAGGGCGTGGTGGAGATGAACCGCTTCGGCGAAATCATGGTGGACGCCAAGTGCCACACCAGCGTGCCGGGCGTGTTTGCGGCGGGGGACTGCTCCACGGTGCCCTACAAACAAATCATCATCGCCACGGGCGAAGGGGCCAAGGCGGCGCTGTCGGCTTTCGATCACCTGATCCGCACGCCGGCAGCCGCCTGA
- a CDS encoding AAA-like domain-containing protein encodes MTRQRIFISYKRNTEFDQPLAERLLARLHAQGHDVFLDQTMVVGENWVKRIQQELVAADFLVLLLSEHSVQSQMVAEEVRMAMEQRKRSGTRPVILPVRVRFEGALPYDLGACLNQVNYALWRDPSDDERLLSELTRAVTGLADLPAPTLSGAGLAADVPLPSANPRAALGTGAPRGPLEAPEGTISPESPFYVTRLADGVAEEEQQHAGYTLTIQAPRQMGKSSLLGRVMQRAQHAGKQVAFVDFQGFGTAELADPNTLYHQFCYLVEDALGLASELDKHWAAPLPPLQKATRFMERRILPACQPGGLLLALDEADALLDAPTSSDFFGMLRSWHNMRAMRPAWKLFALAQVISTEPHMLIENLSQSPFNVGTNLRLEDFTREEVMQMNASHGAPLGAGELAQLYELLAGHPYLMRKALYLLSKRRHTLLDLLREADSESGPFGDHLRAMLARLHARPDLLMAMRSALRTGMADTAQRHRLMAGGVLKESGGRLVARCPLYSLYLTRVL; translated from the coding sequence ATGACCCGCCAGCGCATTTTCATCAGCTACAAGCGCAACACCGAGTTCGACCAACCCTTGGCGGAGCGCCTGTTGGCGCGTTTGCACGCACAGGGCCACGATGTGTTCCTCGATCAAACCATGGTGGTGGGAGAAAACTGGGTCAAACGCATCCAGCAAGAGCTGGTCGCGGCGGACTTTTTGGTGCTGCTGCTGTCCGAACATTCGGTGCAAAGCCAGATGGTGGCCGAGGAAGTGCGCATGGCCATGGAGCAGCGCAAGCGCAGTGGCACCCGGCCCGTCATCCTGCCGGTGCGTGTGCGTTTTGAAGGGGCGTTGCCGTATGACTTGGGCGCGTGCCTGAACCAAGTGAACTACGCCTTGTGGCGTGACCCGTCCGACGATGAGCGTTTGCTGTCCGAACTGACCCGTGCGGTGACCGGTTTGGCCGATCTGCCCGCGCCTACGCTGAGTGGTGCGGGTCTGGCCGCCGATGTGCCGTTGCCCTCTGCCAACCCACGCGCTGCGCTGGGCACGGGGGCACCCCGGGGGCCGTTGGAAGCCCCAGAAGGCACGATTTCGCCCGAATCGCCGTTTTATGTCACGCGGCTGGCCGACGGGGTGGCGGAGGAAGAGCAGCAGCATGCGGGCTACACCCTCACCATCCAAGCCCCACGGCAGATGGGCAAGAGTTCGCTGTTGGGTCGGGTGATGCAACGCGCCCAGCACGCTGGCAAACAAGTGGCGTTTGTCGATTTCCAAGGATTTGGCACGGCAGAGTTGGCTGACCCGAATACGCTGTATCACCAGTTTTGCTATCTGGTGGAAGACGCCTTGGGGTTGGCGTCCGAGCTGGACAAACACTGGGCTGCGCCGTTGCCGCCACTGCAAAAAGCCACCCGTTTCATGGAGCGCCGCATCTTGCCCGCGTGTCAGCCTGGTGGCTTGCTGCTGGCGCTGGATGAGGCCGACGCCCTGCTCGACGCCCCCACCAGCTCGGACTTCTTCGGCATGTTGCGCAGTTGGCACAACATGCGGGCCATGCGCCCGGCGTGGAAGCTGTTCGCGCTGGCACAGGTGATCTCGACCGAACCGCACATGCTGATCGAGAACCTGAGCCAATCCCCGTTCAACGTCGGGACGAACCTGCGGTTGGAGGATTTCACGCGGGAGGAGGTCATGCAGATGAACGCTTCCCATGGGGCCCCGTTGGGCGCTGGCGAACTGGCGCAGTTGTACGAACTGCTGGCTGGACACCCCTACTTGATGCGCAAAGCGCTGTACTTGTTGAGCAAGCGGCGCCACACGCTGCTGGATCTGCTGCGCGAAGCCGATTCGGAAAGCGGCCCCTTTGGGGATCATCTGCGGGCCATGCTGGCGCGGTTGCACGCCCGTCCGGATTTGCTCATGGCCATGCGCAGCGCCCTGCGCACCGGCATGGCCGACACGGCACAGCGCCATCGTTTGATGGCGGGCGGGGTGTTGAAGGAGAGCGGGGGGCGTTTGGTGGCCCGCTGTCCGCTCTACAGCCTGTACCTGACCCGTGTGCTGTGA
- a CDS encoding ATP-binding protein, with the protein MSALPFRRKLPIGIQTFRIIREGGYYYVDKTGQAVDLAERGRAYFLSRPRRFGKSLLVDTFKELFEGNRALFTGLAAESRWDWAQRHPVIHLSFSDGVLQSRAELDRRIAELLHGNREALGLPLPERIAPGDVTSNFVDLIRQAHRQHGAPVVVLIDEYDKPILDNLSVPDTARQMREGLKNLYSVLKGADAHLRFVFLTGVSKFSKVSLFSGLNHLQDITLDKRCATLCGYTEHELKTVFAPELLGLDPEEIRRWYNGYNWLGEGVYNPFDVLLLLDKREFQPYWFETGTPTFLVKLLAERQFFTPDLSQVMAMEQLIGSFDVDEIPPEALLFQTGYLTLRGREEISRAQWVYTLGYPNREVETSLNGALLKGYGVPDRPALATRLQLLKLLRNGDAASLRALFHAFFASIPHDWYRRNELAGFEGYYASIVYSHFAAAGLEIRLEDATNHGRIDMTVLAFGTVWLFEFKVVELVPEGRALAQLQARGYAEKYRARGEPIRLIGVEFSKVDRNIVGFEVLEA; encoded by the coding sequence ATGAGCGCCCTACCCTTCCGCCGCAAGCTGCCGATTGGCATCCAAACCTTCCGCATCATCCGCGAGGGTGGTTACTACTATGTGGACAAAACCGGGCAGGCCGTCGATCTGGCCGAACGGGGTCGGGCCTACTTCCTGAGCCGCCCTCGGCGCTTCGGCAAAAGCCTGCTGGTCGATACCTTCAAAGAGCTGTTCGAAGGCAACCGGGCGCTGTTCACCGGATTGGCCGCCGAATCGCGCTGGGACTGGGCGCAGCGTCATCCCGTCATTCACCTCAGTTTTTCAGATGGTGTGTTGCAAAGCCGCGCCGAGCTGGATCGGCGCATCGCCGAGCTGCTGCACGGCAACCGCGAAGCGCTGGGCCTGCCGCTGCCAGAGCGCATTGCACCTGGGGATGTGACGAGCAATTTCGTCGATCTGATCCGCCAAGCCCACCGTCAACATGGCGCCCCGGTGGTGGTGCTGATCGACGAGTACGACAAACCCATCCTCGACAACCTCAGCGTGCCCGACACCGCCCGCCAGATGCGTGAAGGTCTGAAAAACCTTTACTCCGTCCTCAAGGGAGCGGATGCACATTTGCGCTTCGTCTTCCTCACGGGCGTGAGCAAGTTCAGCAAGGTGAGCCTGTTTTCGGGCCTGAACCACTTGCAGGACATCACCCTGGACAAGCGCTGCGCCACCCTGTGCGGTTACACCGAACACGAGCTGAAAACGGTGTTTGCACCCGAGTTGCTTGGGCTGGATCCGGAGGAAATTCGCCGCTGGTACAACGGCTACAACTGGTTGGGCGAAGGCGTTTACAACCCGTTCGACGTGCTGCTGTTGTTGGACAAGCGCGAGTTCCAGCCCTACTGGTTTGAAACCGGCACGCCGACGTTTCTGGTCAAGCTCCTGGCCGAGCGCCAGTTCTTCACCCCCGATCTGAGCCAGGTGATGGCGATGGAGCAGCTCATCGGCTCCTTTGATGTGGATGAAATCCCGCCTGAAGCGCTGCTGTTCCAGACCGGCTACCTCACGCTGCGCGGACGCGAGGAAATCTCACGGGCGCAGTGGGTCTACACCCTGGGCTATCCGAACCGCGAGGTCGAAACCAGCCTGAACGGCGCCCTGCTCAAAGGCTACGGCGTGCCGGATCGCCCCGCGCTGGCCACCCGTCTGCAATTGCTCAAACTGCTGCGCAACGGGGATGCGGCCAGTCTGCGGGCACTGTTCCACGCTTTTTTTGCCAGCATCCCGCACGACTGGTATCGCCGCAACGAGCTGGCGGGCTTCGAGGGCTACTACGCCAGCATCGTTTACAGCCACTTTGCGGCGGCGGGGTTGGAGATCCGGCTGGAAGATGCCACCAACCACGGTCGCATCGACATGACGGTGTTGGCCTTCGGCACCGTCTGGCTGTTCGAGTTCAAGGTGGTGGAACTCGTGCCCGAAGGCCGCGCCCTGGCGCAACTGCAAGCCCGGGGCTACGCCGAAAAATACCGCGCACGCGGCGAGCCCATCCGCCTCATCGGGGTGGAGTTCAGCAAGGTGGATCGCAACATCGTCGGCTTTGAGGTGCTGGAGGCGTGA